A window of Prolixibacter sp. SD074 contains these coding sequences:
- a CDS encoding glycoside hydrolase family 30 beta sandwich domain-containing protein has product MKYSLLFVSAFLSWSCAQPAHEKKETPVPDFSTNGKKIEVFTTAKDTNLRLAHTGELAFQKAVQPKESEISLFVNPKKSFQSFLGIGGAITDASAEVFAKLPADKQKEFLAAYYGKNGIDYSLMRTNIGSCDFSSDSYTYVEDGDKELKTFSVAHDMKYRIPMIKKAIAEAGGKMVLFVSPWSPPAFMKSNKSLLHGGKLLPEYDQAWANYYVKFIQAYQKAGIPIWGITIQNEPMAVQTWESCVYTAEDERDFLKNFLGPAMGKAGFGDKKIIVWDHNRDLMVDRANTIFGDPDAAKYAWGMGMHWYETWTGAQPKWDNEKLVKESYPDKDLLFTEGCNEAFTPDGYQRWSNAERYGSNMIHDFNNGTVGWTDWNILLDQHGGPNHVGNFCFAPVHADTRTGELIFTPAYYYIGHFSKFIHPGAKRISTASSRSTLLSTSFLNKDGKMVTVVMNGSDSPVAYNLIVGDAETHLEIPARAIQTLIY; this is encoded by the coding sequence ATGAAGTATTCCCTATTATTCGTTAGTGCCTTTCTGTCCTGGTCGTGTGCTCAACCGGCACATGAAAAGAAAGAAACTCCGGTACCTGATTTTTCAACAAACGGGAAGAAGATTGAGGTGTTTACGACGGCGAAAGATACCAACCTACGTCTGGCTCATACCGGCGAGTTAGCGTTTCAGAAAGCCGTTCAACCCAAAGAATCAGAAATTTCCCTCTTCGTTAATCCGAAGAAATCGTTCCAGTCATTCCTGGGAATTGGCGGGGCCATTACCGATGCATCGGCAGAAGTATTTGCTAAACTTCCTGCTGATAAGCAAAAAGAGTTCTTAGCCGCTTATTACGGAAAGAACGGTATCGATTATTCGCTGATGCGGACGAATATCGGTAGTTGTGATTTCAGTAGTGACAGTTATACTTACGTAGAAGATGGAGACAAGGAGCTGAAAACCTTCTCGGTCGCTCACGATATGAAGTATCGCATTCCGATGATTAAAAAAGCCATTGCAGAAGCAGGTGGCAAGATGGTTCTGTTTGTCAGTCCGTGGAGCCCGCCGGCTTTCATGAAAAGCAACAAGAGTTTGCTGCATGGCGGTAAATTGCTCCCGGAATACGATCAGGCCTGGGCCAATTACTACGTAAAGTTTATTCAGGCATACCAAAAAGCAGGAATCCCCATCTGGGGAATCACCATTCAGAATGAACCGATGGCCGTTCAAACGTGGGAATCATGTGTATATACCGCTGAGGACGAGCGTGATTTCCTGAAAAATTTCCTTGGTCCGGCCATGGGAAAAGCTGGTTTTGGCGACAAAAAAATCATTGTGTGGGACCATAACCGCGATTTGATGGTCGACCGGGCTAACACCATTTTCGGTGACCCGGATGCAGCCAAATATGCCTGGGGAATGGGAATGCACTGGTACGAAACGTGGACCGGCGCCCAACCGAAATGGGATAATGAGAAACTGGTGAAGGAGTCCTATCCTGATAAGGACCTGTTGTTCACAGAAGGATGCAACGAGGCTTTTACTCCTGACGGGTACCAGCGCTGGTCAAATGCTGAACGTTATGGTAGTAACATGATTCACGATTTTAATAACGGAACGGTAGGCTGGACGGACTGGAACATTCTCCTCGATCAGCATGGTGGCCCGAACCATGTTGGCAACTTCTGTTTTGCGCCGGTTCATGCCGATACCCGTACAGGTGAACTGATTTTCACCCCGGCTTATTATTACATCGGCCATTTCTCTAAATTCATTCATCCGGGAGCGAAGCGCATCAGTACAGCTTCCAGCCGGAGTACCTTGCTTAGCACTTCATTCCTGAACAAAGACGGAAAGATGGTTACCGTCGTTATGAATGGTTCTGACAGTCCGGTTGCTTATAACCTGATTGTGGGAGATGCCGAAACACATCTGGAAATTCCGGCACGTGCCATTCAAACGTTGATATATTAG
- a CDS encoding glycoside hydrolase family 30 beta sandwich domain-containing protein, protein MIPGKRKLTIGLLTLITLSVMGWRCNDKKGATPPPPPPSTPVDVAFYLTKPDKSVLFTAQENSVSVAINNNLPLIEIDPATTFQTMDGFGFALTGGSAMHLYNMSAARRHALLTELFDYNDNNIGISYLRISIGASDLDASVFSYDDLPSGETDVNMAHFSLAPDRQYLIPVLKEILTINPNIKILGSPWSAPLWMKTNNNSVGGSLKPEYYDAYAKYFVKYIQGMAQEGITIDAITVQNEPLHDGNNPSMYMPAPEQAAFIKTSLGPAFKAAGINTKIIIYDHNCDRTDYPAEIYNDADASQYVDGAAFHLYAGSINSLAALHNSYPDKNLYFTEQWIGAPGDFPNDLRWHTRELIIGASRNWCKTVLEWNLAADSNLQPHTDGGCSQCLGALTIDGDKVTRNPAYYIIAHASRFVRPGSVRISTNQPDNLPNVAFRTPDGSIVLIVLNDASVTQAFNMKPGDETVTSTLGGGAVGTYVW, encoded by the coding sequence ATGATTCCTGGAAAACGAAAATTAACGATTGGACTGCTTACGCTGATAACGTTGAGTGTAATGGGATGGAGATGTAATGATAAAAAGGGGGCGACCCCGCCACCTCCGCCACCTTCTACACCCGTTGATGTAGCTTTTTATTTAACGAAACCAGACAAATCGGTACTGTTTACAGCACAGGAAAACAGTGTGTCGGTGGCAATCAATAATAATTTACCCCTGATTGAAATTGACCCGGCTACCACATTTCAAACAATGGACGGCTTTGGCTTTGCCCTGACCGGTGGAAGCGCCATGCACCTTTACAATATGTCGGCTGCCAGGCGACATGCTCTCCTGACAGAGTTGTTCGATTATAACGACAACAACATTGGCATCAGCTATCTTCGTATCAGCATCGGGGCTTCCGACCTGGATGCGTCTGTGTTTTCGTATGACGATTTACCTTCCGGTGAAACGGATGTCAACATGGCCCATTTCTCGTTGGCTCCCGACAGGCAATACCTGATTCCTGTCCTGAAGGAAATTCTGACGATTAATCCGAATATCAAAATACTGGGTTCGCCCTGGTCGGCACCACTGTGGATGAAGACGAACAACAATTCTGTCGGCGGAAGCCTGAAACCGGAATATTACGATGCCTACGCGAAATATTTTGTGAAATATATCCAGGGAATGGCGCAGGAAGGAATTACCATCGATGCCATTACCGTTCAGAATGAACCGTTGCACGACGGAAACAATCCGAGCATGTATATGCCGGCACCGGAGCAGGCAGCGTTTATTAAAACGAGTCTCGGGCCTGCATTTAAAGCGGCCGGCATCAACACGAAAATTATTATTTACGATCACAACTGCGACCGGACCGATTATCCGGCTGAAATATATAACGATGCTGATGCCTCGCAATATGTCGATGGAGCGGCTTTTCACCTCTACGCCGGCTCTATCAATAGCCTGGCTGCGTTGCATAACAGCTATCCTGACAAGAATCTTTACTTTACCGAGCAATGGATTGGCGCTCCGGGTGATTTTCCTAACGACCTGAGATGGCACACCCGCGAATTGATCATCGGCGCCAGCCGAAACTGGTGCAAAACCGTTTTGGAATGGAACCTGGCTGCTGATTCGAACCTTCAGCCGCATACTGATGGTGGCTGTTCGCAATGCCTGGGAGCTTTAACCATCGATGGCGATAAGGTTACCCGGAATCCGGCCTACTACATCATTGCTCATGCGTCAAGGTTTGTGCGCCCGGGTTCGGTACGTATTTCGACGAATCAACCCGATAATTTACCGAACGTAGCTTTCCGAACGCCCGACGGTTCTATTGTCTTGATTGTGCTGAACGATGCTTCTGTTACCCAGGCATTCAATATGAAACCGGGCGACGAAACAGTTACCAGTACACTTGGGGGAGGAGCTGTGGGAACGTATGTTTGGTAA
- a CDS encoding DoxX family protein produces MSETNNLLNRALVTVHDNRAILIRLVVGLIFLSEGIQKFIFPDALGTGRFMKIGFSQPEFWAYFTAVFEIICGLLLLLGLFTRIASIPLLIIMITAFIATKWPILMHRGFWAMAHEYRTDFAMTVLLIYLLLYGSGKNSVDYRLSKRLKQKS; encoded by the coding sequence ATGTCAGAAACGAATAATCTTCTCAACCGGGCCCTCGTGACCGTTCATGACAACAGGGCCATTCTTATCCGGTTAGTGGTGGGCCTCATTTTTCTATCGGAAGGAATCCAGAAATTTATTTTTCCTGATGCATTGGGAACCGGCCGCTTCATGAAGATCGGTTTTAGCCAGCCGGAATTCTGGGCTTACTTCACCGCAGTATTCGAAATCATCTGCGGCCTGCTCCTTCTCCTGGGGCTATTCACACGAATCGCTTCCATCCCCCTCCTGATTATCATGATAACAGCTTTCATCGCAACTAAGTGGCCTATCTTAATGCATCGTGGTTTTTGGGCCATGGCCCACGAATACCGTACTGATTTTGCCATGACGGTGCTGTTAATCTATTTACTTCTTTACGGAAGTGGTAAAAATTCCGTTGACTACCGATTATCGAAACGATTAAAACAGAAATCATGA
- a CDS encoding DUF2202 domain-containing protein, with translation MKKTSFFIAFLAIAALIIVTSCSENPSVSADEVQASNIKALSLIVDDDGNLAGDLTETEIASLQFMIEEEKVARDVYLEMDDLYELKVFANISSSEQRHMDAVLFLIDGYNVVNPASDLRGVFANEDLQTLYNTLVEQGNGGMEDALKVGALIEETDIVDLNNWLEKVENANVELVYASLLKGSTNHLRAFVRNLASLGITYEPQVLDTETYQDIIGK, from the coding sequence ATGAAAAAAACAAGTTTTTTTATTGCATTCCTTGCAATAGCAGCATTAATTATCGTAACCTCCTGTAGCGAAAACCCCTCCGTATCAGCCGATGAAGTCCAGGCTTCTAACATAAAAGCACTTTCACTCATTGTTGACGATGACGGCAATTTAGCCGGTGACCTGACAGAAACGGAAATCGCCAGTTTGCAGTTCATGATCGAAGAAGAAAAAGTTGCCCGGGATGTTTACCTGGAGATGGACGATCTTTATGAACTTAAGGTATTTGCCAACATCTCATCCAGTGAGCAACGGCATATGGATGCTGTCCTGTTTCTGATTGATGGTTACAACGTGGTAAATCCGGCTTCCGATTTGCGTGGTGTTTTTGCTAATGAAGACTTACAAACTCTCTATAATACATTAGTTGAGCAAGGGAATGGCGGCATGGAAGACGCTCTGAAAGTCGGTGCTTTAATTGAAGAAACGGATATCGTTGATTTGAATAATTGGCTGGAAAAAGTGGAAAATGCCAATGTAGAGTTGGTTTATGCCAGTCTGCTGAAAGGCTCGACAAATCACTTGCGTGCTTTTGTCCGTAATCTGGCTTCACTGGGAATAACCTATGAACCACAGGTTCTGGATACCGAAACTTATCAGGATATCATTGGAAAATAA
- a CDS encoding AraC family transcriptional regulator: MDDFFKYLTPGDEDRKWGVYLNVAGTSTTPPHVAYPQREHPSGYYFTWDKWRILDEYQINYISDGYGVLETDFGKFQLHSGCVFITWPGIKHRYKPHDDKGWHENYIGFNGNYANHLLKNEWFSPKDPVINCGYREELLETYYRVFDLVKKEEPGFQQIASGLIIKLLGYIHSFRKQKEFSGKRIATIIEEARFKMREEVERSLDIEKMAEEYNIGYSYFRKMFRLYTGVAPHKYFMELKIMRAKELLLATDKSIKEISFDLGFQSIHYFSRIFKKKTGVPPSKFRH; encoded by the coding sequence ATGGATGACTTCTTCAAATACCTGACTCCCGGTGACGAGGACCGAAAATGGGGCGTATATCTGAATGTGGCAGGCACGTCCACAACGCCTCCCCATGTAGCTTATCCGCAAAGGGAACATCCCAGCGGATATTATTTTACCTGGGACAAATGGCGCATTTTGGACGAATATCAAATCAACTATATTTCGGATGGTTATGGTGTACTGGAGACTGATTTCGGAAAATTTCAATTGCATTCCGGCTGTGTCTTTATCACCTGGCCGGGAATCAAGCATCGATACAAACCACACGATGACAAAGGCTGGCACGAAAACTACATTGGTTTCAACGGCAATTATGCTAATCATCTTTTGAAAAACGAGTGGTTTTCGCCCAAAGACCCCGTCATTAACTGCGGTTACCGGGAAGAATTACTCGAAACATATTACCGGGTTTTCGATTTGGTAAAAAAAGAGGAACCCGGCTTCCAACAAATTGCTTCGGGCTTAATCATCAAACTGCTGGGGTATATTCATTCCTTCCGGAAACAAAAGGAATTTTCCGGAAAACGAATCGCTACCATCATCGAAGAAGCACGGTTCAAAATGCGTGAAGAGGTTGAGCGATCGCTTGACATCGAAAAGATGGCAGAGGAATACAACATTGGTTATTCTTACTTTCGTAAAATGTTCAGACTGTACACAGGCGTTGCTCCCCACAAATATTTCATGGAACTAAAAATCATGCGGGCGAAGGAATTGTTGCTCGCTACAGATAAAAGTATCAAGGAAATTAGCTTTGACCTGGGGTTTCAATCCATTCACTACTTCAGTCGGATTTTTAAGAAGAAGACCGGAGTGCCACCATCAAAATTCAGGCACTAA
- a CDS encoding L-rhamnose/proton symporter RhaT, producing MSSLSAIGLISIGSLGAASFYVPFKKVKEWSWESYWLSQGVAAWLIVPWIFVLFTIPHDKIFAIIHAAPMSAKLLAIFFGMLWGVGGLTFGLSIRYLGVAMGQSISLGFCAAFGTLIPPIVAGQNLLATSSGLLIIAGVTICIIGIAIIGYAGALKSKGLSEEERKATIKEFDLKKGLIIAVLAGVMSAAFSYGYEVGKPIDEASLQAGVNPLFQSNLTLAFILIGGFITNFIYCFYLNLKNKTIRDYLSVSKGVFFNNIFFTFLAGFLWFLQFHFYGMGKSLLSAGIAVFSWSILMALNISFSNIWGIILKEWKGSSRQTMVVLVTGIIVLILSTFVVNF from the coding sequence ATGAGTTCCTTGAGTGCAATTGGATTAATCTCTATTGGAAGTTTGGGAGCCGCCAGTTTTTATGTCCCTTTTAAAAAAGTAAAAGAGTGGAGTTGGGAGTCGTACTGGCTTTCTCAGGGGGTGGCAGCCTGGTTGATTGTTCCCTGGATTTTTGTGTTGTTCACTATCCCGCATGACAAGATTTTTGCCATCATTCATGCAGCGCCTATGTCTGCTAAATTGTTGGCGATTTTCTTTGGTATGTTATGGGGTGTTGGTGGCCTGACTTTCGGCTTAAGTATCCGGTATTTAGGGGTGGCGATGGGACAGAGTATTTCATTAGGATTTTGTGCTGCATTTGGTACGTTGATTCCACCGATTGTTGCAGGTCAGAATTTACTGGCTACGTCTTCCGGCTTATTGATAATTGCCGGCGTTACGATCTGTATCATCGGAATTGCCATTATTGGGTATGCCGGTGCATTGAAGAGCAAAGGACTTAGTGAAGAAGAACGCAAAGCAACTATTAAAGAATTCGATCTGAAGAAAGGACTAATTATTGCTGTGCTGGCCGGGGTGATGAGCGCTGCTTTCAGTTATGGATACGAAGTAGGCAAGCCCATTGATGAGGCCTCATTGCAAGCTGGTGTAAATCCTTTGTTTCAGAGTAATCTTACGTTAGCTTTTATCCTGATAGGCGGTTTTATCACTAACTTCATTTATTGTTTTTACCTCAATTTGAAAAACAAAACCATTCGCGACTATCTATCCGTTTCGAAAGGAGTGTTTTTCAACAATATCTTTTTCACTTTTCTGGCGGGTTTCCTGTGGTTCCTACAATTTCATTTTTACGGAATGGGCAAGAGTTTGCTATCGGCCGGGATTGCGGTATTCTCCTGGAGCATATTGATGGCGTTAAATATTTCGTTCAGCAATATCTGGGGAATAATCCTGAAGGAGTGGAAAGGTAGTTCCCGCCAGACAATGGTCGTACTGGTCACCGGAATCATTGTCCTGATCTTGTCCACATTCGTGGTTAACTTTTAG
- a CDS encoding hemerythrin domain-containing protein, translating to MKKLNQPPHSTFKNVNEDRRKFMKNGLFLSSFAGIAGLSLLSGCEDEAGEDVAPPEDLMREHGVLNRILLIYDTCRIHLYNGDSFNVSVLNNSANIIRNFIEDYHEKLEENYLFPRFENANVLTDLVGILRKQHLAGRNVTARIIQLANINSLTEEENARQMIELLQSFNNMYRPHEAREDTVLFPALRKIVSRNEFYALGEDFEKKERELFGQDGFEGIVEKVAALEKQLGIYDLSQFTPQILTD from the coding sequence ATGAAAAAATTAAATCAACCTCCTCATAGCACTTTCAAAAATGTAAACGAAGACAGGCGTAAATTCATGAAGAATGGTCTGTTTTTAAGTTCTTTTGCTGGCATTGCCGGACTCAGTCTTCTTTCGGGTTGTGAAGATGAAGCAGGTGAAGATGTTGCTCCACCCGAAGATTTAATGCGCGAACATGGCGTGCTGAACCGAATTCTACTCATCTATGATACTTGCCGGATACATTTATACAATGGAGATTCATTCAATGTTTCGGTACTCAATAATTCAGCCAATATCATCCGTAATTTCATTGAAGATTATCATGAAAAGCTGGAAGAGAACTACTTGTTTCCCCGGTTTGAGAATGCCAACGTACTAACCGATTTAGTCGGTATTTTGCGGAAGCAACACCTGGCCGGACGCAATGTAACCGCCCGAATTATTCAGCTCGCAAACATCAATTCCCTTACGGAAGAAGAAAATGCAAGGCAGATGATTGAATTGCTGCAGTCGTTCAATAACATGTACCGCCCACACGAAGCCAGAGAAGATACGGTACTTTTCCCTGCCTTACGGAAGATTGTTTCCAGGAACGAATTTTATGCATTGGGCGAAGATTTCGAAAAGAAGGAGCGCGAATTATTCGGTCAGGATGGCTTTGAAGGGATCGTCGAAAAAGTGGCAGCACTTGAAAAACAACTGGGCATTTATGATTTGAGCCAGTTCACACCACAAATACTTACAGATTAG
- a CDS encoding SusE domain-containing protein yields MKTRYSLLLMTIALLFAGWSCTEEDNLAPEGNWDLSNPAIVSPSANSSIVLDETKPDSTIVFTWTGASSTAGFGVYYSAVIDTAGSTSFDTPILTVKSGNSGTALSASITFSQLNEAMSLAGYPADAESKVTWAVVASCLTKSTYSSGDLSVTRFVHEIIPTSLYVSGEATENGTDLSKAIPMRRLKDANGNGLNRYEAYTHLDKGKTFKFFSGTSLPAHQYGGSDGNLVKSGTAIVVPDSAAYRITVDLDNNTYALQKIDKWSVVGDIIDGGWGGDEPLQYQGGGVWKGSINLIDKGGFVFRANGDWGYLLKHIVGTDNSLIMESEANELGISIENDQSTLSGLCIFTLDLSSDPYTYTIERDPNAAGPVTTPDHLYLLADGSMVHEFTKDGDTFTSGIYLALQSSVSYTLNSAPDGSGTSYALNGNVGDAGNPDADKVAGTSDLSGDAGGMTVEKDQAYMLNFDFSTARVSWYYYNMKLFHWSNWDTRDEFVMTYVHPYTFTVTANLMAGYEMKFNSPWDVQFGADDPSALSGTMTNNGGENFNNLTVDGSYTATIVVSNDYQTGTYQFVKN; encoded by the coding sequence ATGAAGACAAGATATAGTTTATTGCTCATGACCATCGCACTGCTGTTTGCCGGTTGGTCGTGCACCGAAGAAGATAATCTTGCGCCGGAGGGAAACTGGGATTTGAGTAATCCTGCCATTGTTTCTCCATCAGCGAATTCGTCCATTGTGCTGGATGAAACCAAACCTGATTCTACCATCGTCTTTACCTGGACGGGGGCATCTTCCACTGCCGGCTTTGGGGTGTACTATTCGGCCGTGATTGATACGGCTGGCTCTACAAGTTTTGATACGCCCATTCTTACCGTTAAATCGGGAAATAGTGGTACGGCTCTTTCGGCTTCCATTACGTTCAGTCAGTTGAACGAAGCAATGTCGTTGGCGGGCTATCCGGCGGATGCCGAATCGAAAGTAACCTGGGCAGTGGTGGCCAGCTGTTTGACCAAAAGTACTTACTCCTCAGGCGATTTGTCAGTGACCCGTTTTGTACACGAAATCATTCCTACATCACTGTATGTTTCAGGTGAGGCTACGGAGAATGGTACTGATTTGTCAAAGGCGATTCCCATGCGCCGCCTGAAGGATGCCAACGGAAACGGCCTTAACCGCTACGAAGCTTACACCCATCTCGATAAAGGCAAAACCTTTAAGTTTTTCAGTGGCACCAGTTTGCCGGCCCATCAATATGGTGGTTCCGACGGAAACCTGGTGAAGTCGGGAACAGCAATTGTTGTACCGGATTCAGCTGCTTATCGTATTACAGTTGATCTGGATAATAATACTTATGCACTACAGAAAATTGATAAATGGAGCGTTGTCGGTGATATTATCGACGGCGGCTGGGGTGGCGACGAACCACTGCAATACCAGGGCGGCGGTGTCTGGAAGGGCAGCATCAACCTGATCGATAAAGGTGGGTTCGTATTCCGTGCCAACGGCGACTGGGGCTACCTGCTGAAGCACATTGTCGGTACAGATAATTCGCTCATCATGGAATCTGAAGCCAATGAACTGGGCATCTCCATTGAAAATGATCAGTCTACCTTATCAGGTCTGTGTATTTTTACGCTCGACTTGTCAAGTGACCCTTATACCTACACCATTGAACGTGACCCGAATGCAGCCGGTCCGGTAACCACGCCCGATCATTTGTACTTACTGGCTGATGGTTCCATGGTACACGAATTCACCAAAGATGGTGATACCTTTACTTCCGGAATTTATCTGGCATTGCAAAGCAGTGTTTCCTATACGCTGAACAGTGCTCCCGACGGTTCGGGAACCAGCTATGCGCTCAACGGAAATGTTGGCGATGCCGGTAACCCTGATGCCGACAAGGTAGCCGGAACCTCTGATTTGTCCGGGGACGCCGGTGGTATGACGGTTGAAAAAGATCAGGCTTATATGCTAAACTTTGACTTTTCTACAGCTCGTGTAAGCTGGTACTATTATAACATGAAGTTGTTCCATTGGTCAAACTGGGATACCCGCGATGAGTTTGTGATGACATATGTGCACCCGTACACTTTCACTGTAACTGCGAACCTGATGGCCGGATACGAAATGAAGTTTAACTCGCCGTGGGATGTGCAGTTCGGCGCAGACGATCCCTCCGCCCTAAGCGGTACCATGACTAACAATGGTGGAGAGAATTTTAACAACCTGACGGTTGATGGCAGTTATACAGCTACCATTGTTGTCAGTAATGATTATCAAACCGGAACTTACCAGTTTGTCAAAAACTAA